ATGAGATTGTGCGGCGCGGCATCGCCCACGTGCCCGAGGGACGCATCGTCTTCGCCAATCTCTCGGTTAAAGAGAACCTCGAGATGGGCGCCTACACGCGGAGCGACCGTGACGGCATCCGTCAGGACTGGGACTGGGTCATGACGCTCTTCCCCCGCCTGCAGGAGCGATTGAAGCAAAGCGCCGGCACGCTCTCCGGCGGCGAGCAGCAGATGCTCGCCATCGGCCGCGCGCTGATGAGCCGCCCGCGCCTGATCCTGCTGGATGAACCGTCGCTGGGGCTCTCCCCGCTTCTGGTGCAGACCGTCTTCGCCGCCATTCGCCAGATCAACGAAGCCGGGACGACCATCCTGCTGGTCGAGCAGAACGCCCACATGGCGCTCACCACCGCCGAAGTCGGCTATGTGATGGAGACCGGGACCATTGCCCTCTCCGGCCCCTGCGCCGAGTTGCTTAAATCCGACGAGGTCCGCCGCACCTACCTCGGCGAATCGTAAGCAATCCCTGACGGCATGATTGGTGGCGCGACAGTCGCGGGCCTCAGCGCGCGGCGGCGGGCCTGCGCGATTCCCACAGCGCGGCGGTCGCCAGATAGATCGCCAGCACGATCAACGCCAGCGCGGCCACGGCGTTGACCAGCGCCAGGTCGATCCCCTGCGCCGCCTGCCAGTTCGCCCAGCAAAGTCTGCCCAGCGACCAGAGGGTGATCGTCAGGACAAACAGCATCGGCAGGAGCGTGAAGGCGATCCGTTTGCGCGCGTGGTGCAGCCAGATGGTGATGGTGAGCAGACTCAGCGCCGCCAGCAGCTGGTTCGACGCCCCGAACAACGTCCAGAAGCGAATCCACGAGCCTTCTTCCGCGCCCCAGATGAAGTAGACCGGCAACGCGATCGTAATCAAGGTCGCGACCACCGCCCCGATCCGGTCGCGACGACGGAACAGCTCCTGCAGGATGTAGCGGCCCAGCCGGGTGCAGACATCCAGCGTGTCGAAGACAAACGTCGAAAACGCCATCGCCCCGAAGGTGATGGCGAAGGGGAGGTTCTCCCTGCCGATCAAAAGCGACAGGAAATTGCCGATGCCGTTGCCGTAGATGGTGCCGGGCTTGAGTCCCTTGGTTTCGGCGGGCGCGACGATCATGATCGTCACCAGCGCGATCAAGGCGACAAATCCCTCGGCCAGCATCGCGCCATAGCCGACAGGCTGCATGTGGGATTCACGGTCCACCTGCTTGGAGGTTGTCCCGGAGCAGACCAGTCCATGAAACCCCGAGCAGGCGCCGCAGGCGATGGTGACAAACAGGAATGGGAAGAGGGTGCCGGTCATCCCGCCGGTGTCCCAGGTGATGAACGCCGGTTGCCGCACATCGTAGCCGCCGAAGAAGATCCCGATCACGCCCAGCGCCAACGCCAGAAACAGGATGAAGCCGCCGAGATAACCGCGCGGCTGCAGAAGCGACCAGACCGGCACCACCGAAGCGACCGCGCAATAGGCAAGGATCAGCAGTCCCCAGGTCCTGGCGTCGAAGATCAGCCAGTTCGACAGATACGTCCCCACCCAGGCCGCTCCCAACGACGCCGGCACAAAGATGATCGTGACCAGCCACAGCGGGGGCTTAAGAAAGCGCTGCACCAGCCCCATGACCAATGCGAGCGACAGGTAGAGCACGCTGGCGGCCGCCACCGCCCCGCCGGGATTGAAGTCCACCGTGACGCCCTGCAGTTCCTCGGTGGAATGGACAAAACTGCCGGCGGTGATGTCGGTGAAGGCCACGATGACATAGACCAGGGAAATCCAGATGAACACGAGGATGGCGATCCCGGCCTTCGGGCCCAGTTGTTCGCGCGTGATCTCGGCAATCGAGCGCGCGCCATGGCGCACCGATGCGGTCAACGTCGAGAAGTCATGCACCGCGCCGATGAGGACCACGCCGAGACTGATCCAGAGCAGGCAGGGCAGCCACCCGAAGGTCTGGCAGGCGAGGATCGGCCCGGCGATCGGGCCGGCCGCGGCGATCGCGGAGAAGTGCTGGCCGAACAGATAGAAGGGTCGAACCGGAACGTAGTCGATACCGTCATTGAGCGTGTGCGCCGGGGTGGTGCGCGCATCATCGATGACGAACTGACGCGCCACCCAGCCGCCATACAAGCGGTACGCGAGCGCCAGCAGGAGCAGAAAGAGAAGCGCCAGCAGCGGAAGACTCACGGACAGTTCGCTCCCGAGTACGAGTTATGGTTCGTGCGGTTCGATCACCGCGCGCAGGCAGACGCCATCAATCGCGGCGGGCGGCGTCAACTCAAGGATCGCCGCCAACGTCGGCGCCACATCGATCGTGCGAACATCGTTGGCCACCGTCTTGGCGCGTGTCGACACCCCATGCCCCCAGAAAATCAACGGCACATGGGTATCGTAACGGTAGGGCGATCCATGCGTGGTGCCCTGCGGCGAGTCCAAGATGAGCGTGTTTTCGCGATAGCGGATGACCAGATCGGGCGCACGGTCGGGATGGAAGCTCTGGCGGTACAGCGCCCGATAACCGCGTCCGGCTCCGCCCGGCTCGGTTAACTGCTCCCAGGTCAACACTTCTTCGACATAGTCCAGCACGCCGATCGCCTCGGCCATCGCCTGGCGCAGATCGGCGGGACGCACGCCCTGCTCCTCGCCGGCCTTGAGATTGAGCATCAGCCCATTGGTATGGCCGGTGATGAGCGGCGCGGCAATACCGAGTTTGTCGGCCACACGGCGCGCCGCGGTCTCCAGATGCTGGCGCGCTTCGGCGCGCAGAATCCGCTCGGCGGGCAGACCGGCGGCCCGCATCACCTCCGGCAGCGGCATCACGCCATGATCGGAACTGAGCGCGACCGTGTACATCCCCGTTCCCACCAGCGAATCGAGCGCGCCAAGAAACTCCGACAGGCCGGCATCCACCCGCAACAGCACATCCAGCGCTTCCTGGCTGTATGGTCCGAACGAGTGGCCGACATAGTCATTGGCCGACAGACTCAGGCAGAGCAGGTCGGGGATCGTGTCGCTTCCCAACCCCTCCTCCCGCACCAGCCGTTTGGCGAAGTCGAGCTCCAGGGCGTCGCTGTACGGCGTCTCCAACATCCACTCCGAGGGGGTCCGTGCCAGTGAGGCCGCCGAATCGTACAGATGGGGGAAACAGGTGTGGATACCGTCGTTTTCGGCGGCGATGTCATCGGCGGTGGCGACCGTGTAGGTGGCCGCCGGCCAGCCACGGGTCCACCCCTCACGCACCGCCCGCTCGCGGAACGGGAAACAATCGTAGTCACGGACCCACGGCGGGAGTGAATCCAGATACTCGGAGGAAGTGACGAAGATCCCTTTGGCATCGTCAAACCAGTACGCCGCGTTTGGATGCCGTCCGCCAAGCAGTATCGCGCTGTAGTCCTTCTGCGAGACCGTGAAAACGCGCGCCTCCGGCCAGGTCTGCCGCAACCAGTCGCCCAGCGTTTCGGTCATCAGGAATTGCGGCGACCGTCCCTCGGCCTCCGGATCGCCGAGAACCTGAACGGTGGAATCCTCGCAGGAATAGGCGCGCTGCCCGGTGGCCCGCTCGACCCAGTGATTGCCGACGATTCCGTGACGGCTGGGATAGGCCCCGGTCACCAAGGTCGCATGCCCGACCGATGTCAGGGTCATGGCATGATCGTGACGCGCCGCGGTAAAGCAGACCCCTTCGTCGCGCAGCCGCGCCATTCCACCGGTAAACAGCGGGCCGTAGAGTTCGAAGATGTCCGCGGACAACTGATCCACCACCACGAGCAACGCCAGCCGCGGCCGCGCCTGCGCCGGCATGAACGAGAAGACCGTGGCGGCAACGGTAAAAAGCAGGATTGGGCGGACGCGGGAACGCATCGAGTGCCCTAAGGGATACACAAGTTCTCCGAAAAACACAACCGGGGTTGCGTCTGTGACGCCACCCCGGCGGTGGGATTGTCTATACGGCAAGACAACCGGCTGTTGGTCTACGGAAAGATGCCGCGCTCCTTATAGACCGTCTCAAGGCGACGCAACGCCACAATATACGCCGCGGTGCGCCAATCGGTGTCAAATTCACGCGCCGTCCCGCGGACCCGTCCGTAGGCCGCGACCAGCCGCCGATGCAACTTCGAATCGACCTCCTCCAGGTCCCAACTCTCGCTGCGTTTGTTCTGCAGCCATTCATAATAGCTGACCACCACCCCGCCCGCGTTGCAGAGCACATCGGGGAGAATGTCGATCCGGCGCTGCTGCAGGACGGCGTCGCCGTCGGGATCGGTCGGGCCGTTGGCCCCTTCCGCCACCAGCCGGACATTCAGCCAGGGCGCGGTTTCGGCGGTGATCTGGTTTTCCATCGCCGCCGGCACAAAGATATCGGCTTTGGTGCGCAGGAATGTCTCGTGGTCGATCGGCGCGGCGCCGGGGAACCCCTTGCAGCCGCCGGTCCGGGCGACATGCTGCGCCATCGCCTCCGGATCGATCCCGCCCGGGGCGGAGACCGCGCCGGTGATGTCCTCCACCGCGATCAGTCTGGACCCCAGAGGCGCCAGCAGACGCGCAGTCCAGGAGCCGACGTTTCCGAATCCCTGCACGGTGAAGGTGGCGCCATGGAGGTCAAAATTATTGTCACGGGCCCACTCTTGGATAAGGAAGACCACCCCCTGCCCGGTGGCCTTGTCGCGTCCGACACTGCCCCCGGCCTCCACCGGCTTGCCGGTCACCACATGCCGGCAGAGGTTGCGCTCCGGGGCCGGCATCGTCATCATGTAGGTGTCGAGAAGCCAGGCCATGATCTGGGCGTTGGTGTTCACATCCGGCGCGGGAAT
The genomic region above belongs to bacterium and contains:
- a CDS encoding ABC transporter ATP-binding protein yields the protein MSDLLLDIENLHVSYGAIRALKGIAFSVRPGQIVTLIGANGAGKTTLLRTISGLLRPREGKICYWGDPAGSGQTPCTLTVTPPHEIVRRGIAHVPEGRIVFANLSVKENLEMGAYTRSDRDGIRQDWDWVMTLFPRLQERLKQSAGTLSGGEQQMLAIGRALMSRPRLILLDEPSLGLSPLLVQTVFAAIRQINEAGTTILLVEQNAHMALTTAEVGYVMETGTIALSGPCAELLKSDEVRRTYLGES
- a CDS encoding carbon starvation CstA family protein, which produces MSLPLLALLFLLLLALAYRLYGGWVARQFVIDDARTTPAHTLNDGIDYVPVRPFYLFGQHFSAIAAAGPIAGPILACQTFGWLPCLLWISLGVVLIGAVHDFSTLTASVRHGARSIAEITREQLGPKAGIAILVFIWISLVYVIVAFTDITAGSFVHSTEELQGVTVDFNPGGAVAAASVLYLSLALVMGLVQRFLKPPLWLVTIIFVPASLGAAWVGTYLSNWLIFDARTWGLLILAYCAVASVVPVWSLLQPRGYLGGFILFLALALGVIGIFFGGYDVRQPAFITWDTGGMTGTLFPFLFVTIACGACSGFHGLVCSGTTSKQVDRESHMQPVGYGAMLAEGFVALIALVTIMIVAPAETKGLKPGTIYGNGIGNFLSLLIGRENLPFAITFGAMAFSTFVFDTLDVCTRLGRYILQELFRRRDRIGAVVATLITIALPVYFIWGAEEGSWIRFWTLFGASNQLLAALSLLTITIWLHHARKRIAFTLLPMLFVLTITLWSLGRLCWANWQAAQGIDLALVNAVAALALIVLAIYLATAALWESRRPAAAR
- a CDS encoding alkaline phosphatase family protein; this translates as MRSRVRPILLFTVAATVFSFMPAQARPRLALLVVVDQLSADIFELYGPLFTGGMARLRDEGVCFTAARHDHAMTLTSVGHATLVTGAYPSRHGIVGNHWVERATGQRAYSCEDSTVQVLGDPEAEGRSPQFLMTETLGDWLRQTWPEARVFTVSQKDYSAILLGGRHPNAAYWFDDAKGIFVTSSEYLDSLPPWVRDYDCFPFRERAVREGWTRGWPAATYTVATADDIAAENDGIHTCFPHLYDSAASLARTPSEWMLETPYSDALELDFAKRLVREEGLGSDTIPDLLCLSLSANDYVGHSFGPYSQEALDVLLRVDAGLSEFLGALDSLVGTGMYTVALSSDHGVMPLPEVMRAAGLPAERILRAEARQHLETAARRVADKLGIAAPLITGHTNGLMLNLKAGEEQGVRPADLRQAMAEAIGVLDYVEEVLTWEQLTEPGGAGRGYRALYRQSFHPDRAPDLVIRYRENTLILDSPQGTTHGSPYRYDTHVPLIFWGHGVSTRAKTVANDVRTIDVAPTLAAILELTPPAAIDGVCLRAVIEPHEP
- a CDS encoding Glu/Leu/Phe/Val dehydrogenase; this encodes MVVATEAKTAMNAVDAKLTPADRPHSVYENVIRQFNKAADLMRLDPNTRRILSRCTNEIVVNFPVVMDDGRVEMFTGYRVQHNNVLGPFKGGLRYHPAVNLDEVRALATWMTWKCAITDIPLGGAKGGIQLDPRQCSPRELEHITRRFTFALGQNIGPEYDIPAPDVNTNAQIMAWLLDTYMMTMPAPERNLCRHVVTGKPVEAGGSVGRDKATGQGVVFLIQEWARDNNFDLHGATFTVQGFGNVGSWTARLLAPLGSRLIAVEDITGAVSAPGGIDPEAMAQHVARTGGCKGFPGAAPIDHETFLRTKADIFVPAAMENQITAETAPWLNVRLVAEGANGPTDPDGDAVLQQRRIDILPDVLCNAGGVVVSYYEWLQNKRSESWDLEEVDSKLHRRLVAAYGRVRGTAREFDTDWRTAAYIVALRRLETVYKERGIFP